The genomic interval TCGGCACTCAGACACAGCACACCGTGACGTCGTGGCAGGGTGGCCCGCACCGGACAACTCTGCTGTGCACGCCCTCTGGTTCCGATTGCTGCTGCCGGACCCGACACCCGCACCCACCACCCGGGTTGACACTTCCCTGTTGCCACAGCCGAGCAGACGGAGGAAGCATGTGATGAAGGCTCACGCTGGAGAAGACACACCATGAAGACGATCGAAGGTCAGATCACTGCTCACGGATGCAGATTCGCACTCGTGGTCAGCAGATTCAATAGCATCATCACCGATCAACTGGTACGCGGCGCCGTCGACTGTCTCGTCCGCCACGGCGGCACCGACGATGCCATCACCGTGATCTACGTACCCGGTGCATTCGAGATCCCGCAGACGGCGGCACAGGTCGCGCGGAGCGGAGCAGCGGACGCCATCATCTGTCTCGGATGCGTGATCCGCGGTGCCACGCCCCATTTCGATTATATCGCCGGTGAGGTGACGCGCGATGCCGGCGCGGTCGCCATGCAATCCGGCGTTCCGCTCACCTTCGGCGTCCTGACCACCGATTCGCTGGAGCAGGCATTGGAACGCGCGGGCGCCAAGGCGGGCAACAAGGGATGGGATGCAGCATTGAGTGCGATGGAACTCCTGCAGGTCCATAAACAACTGCACGGTATCACGAAGAAGTAGGGGAGCTGATCAAAGCCATATGAAGAGCGGGTGGAGCGTCTGTGCGGTTGTTCTCCTGGGCACCATGACTGCATTCGGTGCATCCGGGACCTGGCGAAACTATACATCGATGATGGAGGTCCGGGCTGTTGTCCGCGATGGCGGCGACTACTGGGCCGCGACATCCGGCGGCCTGTTCCGGTGGACACCCGGGAGCAATGACTTCCTGCGGTTGACCAATGCAGAAGGCCTCCGCACCATCGATCTCACTGCCGTCAGCGTGGATACGGCCGGCGATGTCTGGTCCGGCGCCGCCAACGGCACCATCCACTTCTATTCTCCCTCCACCGGCACGTTCCGCCCGGTCCTCGACATAGCCACGGCGAATCAGACCAACAAACGCATCAACGCGATCACCGTGGCAGGCGATACCGTGCTCTTCGCCACGGAATTCGGCC from Ignavibacteriota bacterium carries:
- a CDS encoding 6,7-dimethyl-8-ribityllumazine synthase, with protein sequence MKTIEGQITAHGCRFALVVSRFNSIITDQLVRGAVDCLVRHGGTDDAITVIYVPGAFEIPQTAAQVARSGAADAIICLGCVIRGATPHFDYIAGEVTRDAGAVAMQSGVPLTFGVLTTDSLEQALERAGAKAGNKGWDAALSAMELLQVHKQLHGITKK